ttaaatacatattaggAAATGATGAAGAAATTGAGGAAATACACCCTTTTTGCTACTGCTAATAGCGTACgcaataactatttttaagaaaaatcttaTCACTTTTAAATGATCAGAaccaaatcaaattttaatgggttttgaataaagaaagagtcatttaaataagttcACACAGTCGAAACCAATGAGATAAGAAAgcgaaaaacaaaaacagttgATTCAtgcctcctccttttttgaagtcggttaaaaagagAACTGATCATGCAAGAAAAGCCCCATAGatcttatttctttataaagttaataattttttacatacacagtttatataaagtggtaaattattgtatattatacaattggAGTGGTATCGAATCCGCCAGTTGCGTAAAGTGCCTGTCCCAAGAGGTCATGGTACAAGTTACAAACTAGATGTCTAGATATAGTCTAGACTAGAAATAACGGTAtgtgtagtttatttataaattactttaaaacatGATCTTTGAACGAGGTCTCAACCACATGAATCGTCGTGAAATGCCACAAaatttcgtaaataaattgtaatataatttattgatattttataatttaattgcatcgaacaaagtattatttattgcaatttgaAAACTAtagtgtgtgtatgtatgttagaacatattacataaatgaCTTGAAGAATTGTAAGATAATGTTTTAACTACTAAAAGGTTTCTCAagataaaatcaatacaataaaagctTATATCTTGTTCCAATAACTAATTGTAACGTTTATAAACTTACTTAACAAGTCGATTGCAAGTGACCGAGCTGTGGATGAAACTTCCTCACTCTCCTTTctaatgattttgttttttaattcaacttttatccatactaatgttatagaggtgaagagtttgttgGGTTGAACgagctaatctcaagaactactgacccgatttgaaaaattctttcagtgttagatagcctcTTTATCGAggttataggttatatatgtactacgggggAAGTCGggtcggaccgctagtaattaatgtacctcaaatatatcttttttattgtaagcCAAATTTCCTCCCGCAGCTTCGTTATCAGaatgaaagaagaaagaaataaattaattgtcaatacaaaaaacaaacaccgTATGTGCGGTGAACAGAAAACAAAAAGATTTGCTTCTGATCAGGGGGAAAAAATTACAGTTCTGGGGTTTTACCCGCATAGGTTTCCTAAGATTTTCGGAAAAACTTCTCTTTTtcctgtttccttttcttgatgaaattatagtttttaataggTATAAAACACacttatatatcattttgCCATAATGTTGTTTGCTTATTATTATGggttgtattaaattatttgtataatacatttatatctatttttctattacgAAATTTAGCTTCTAAAAGAGATAATAGAATAagattaatgataaaaaatgaagTATACGGACACAAAAGACTAAAAAGGCTTTGTCATGGGGTGAAAGGCGAGCAAGGACTGGCCAATCGGGTGACCATGTTCACACAATAATagaggtatattttttatttttcatttttaaatgaaatattattttattgaagtacTAAGTATTGtatttgcttttgttttaaatctagTTCTGGGGCTTTATCCGCATAGTTCTCATTTCCGTAGAATTTTCTAGATAAAAACTTCCCTTCGTCCTGTCTCAGATATATCTTTGTATccaattttatccaaatctgTACAGTGGTATAGGCAGTAAGAAGAAATGAACAGCGAGTTActttagaattattaatatttgaaggGATAGTTGGGATAGCAGTGATTTTAACACAAACTGTGTCCAACAGGtactaataaactattttgtttttttttatccctcTACAATCCTAAGTCGGAGCACATGGTTAATCGAATGACCTTAGGAAatcgtatttgttattatttaaataaaaaaaatctttaaagatATGACATGCGATAAATATTATCAGTGAGGTTCATATTACAGACATAACCTCTAATAATATTCCCTGAGACAGGGTTAGGATATGTTTCTAAGGTTAGATCAAGGTCTAAGGACggatattatattacagtGCTAATTCCGGATGGTATATACATTACGTTATATACATAGGGGTCTATTTGACCTCctatgtaattatgtatttcaatgTACCGCTAACAAGGAATTTCCGAAAAGTCATAGATCCACaactttattcatattttaaatcattgtgTGTGTCTGTGCTTGTAAAAGTCACGTTATCACATACGACGATTAATTGACTCAGAAAGTTACAGAGATCTTtgactttgtttttaaatggtCAGAACTCGACCACATATAAGTGGAACAAGTGGTCATCAGAATCATACAAATCGGCTTATCCCTCACAAAGTTATAAGGTAACAAACcctaaaacacaattaaactgataacaaataatattataaaataatagcataATGATCGGAACAGAATTATAAACCATACAAAAAAACGTAATAACTAAATCAGTacatagtaaaattttaaagcattcaaatgctttgcttagaaaaaaattgattttcacCTCATGACcgaatttttacatttaaatttgggtcatttaatatgaaactgtaaatgtttttgttgccTCTTGTTTCAATGATATAGACACCCTACAGTATTGAAGGTTCGTGGCCAAGTTGGATAACTGGCGCTAGCTCGAGGCAAAATGTGCAATGCACTTGCAGTTTTTTGCCagttcttattaaaattaccaaaCTTTAAGATGAACTTTTAGATAATGAAGATGTTTATGATTGAATTTCAATATACCCGTAATGAAACTTTTGTAACTCGCTTTTTTAGACttttttaatgacatattGAATACTTAAATGAAAACACCCTACCCAAAGTCTTAAATACTTTCCTTGTCCCTTTTCCCTGCAGACAAAACGGGCATTTGCAGAAGAACTTTTGCAGAAACGGGTGATGTATGGGCTGTGGTGGCTTACCATCGATCCAGAGAGTTTCTGAATCAGAAACTAgctctaatataaaaaaatagcaaaattaaACTCTGTAAAATTCGAGCAATTTACGTTAATATTTGCTAACAGTCTCTACTGTTTTTGCTTCAATAAATACGTACAATTCTAACATATCGCCTTCAATTTACGGATGAACACTCATTCGATTGACCGTTGCAAAACGGGCcaattacaaaatgtatacTTTATCTGATTTAACGGTTTAAATTTACACCTATTCAAGTCGAATTACCCATTTTGCTATGTTAAACGGTGAAGCAATGACGTGTATTTatgaattgaatttgttttcatgCTCATTTTGCAACAAACAAGCGAAAAAAAATTGCTGGAATATAATTGCATTAGTAAGTCACgtagaatcataaaaaaaaaaaaattaaacagacaAATTTACTTCTAAACAATTGAGTTTCTATTTATTGGTAGCATAAGACTGAAGATATTATGACAATATTACGTTTACGTTGTTTCCTTATTtatggaaattaaatttttttttctaaactcCAGATaacaatgattaattataaccTAATAAAGGAACTATGCTTACACAATACAATCTTTGTTATGTACGATATTATATCACATGGAGCAAGATAAGTCCATGAGCGTTCCGGTGTCCGACTCTGTTCCGACTATTGTTTTAACGCGTAATGCACTTTCATTGTATTACTAGCACTTTAGAACAAAATTTCTGGACTGTAACTTAGttcttaacatttttttccttaaaagTTTTCCAGGCCTCCATTATGTTAATCTTTTGAAATTCTATTACAGGGTGAAGGCACATCGCGAGTAAGCAGAAGACCAACCACAACTGATAGAAGTTcaagtaatattaatagagCAGAAGATTATCAACCAACATTCCGACCGAGGGGTATAAGAAGAAGAGAAGAAAGTCCCGAACCAATAACTCCTCGATCAAGAAGTAGAAGTAGATTGCCAGAGAAAGAAAATGTAGTCGCTCAAATCGACGTTACTCAAGCTCAACAATCACGACCAAATGAGCAATTTGAATCAAGAAGATCGAATTCTCGAACAAGAACAAGGCCTACTGAAATCACAGCAACTTCTGAAAAGACATTAAGTCGTGAAAATGTTATTCGGGCCAGATCACGACAAAGTGGACGAAGAAATTCTCCCACTCCACTAAGCCAAACTCAAGCCACTGTTACTTTATCCTCGAGGTCAGTGGATACAAAACAGGACGCATCAAATGTCAAATTAGATGAAATATCTAAACCCATTCCAACTGCTGAAACTATTCCTGCTAATCAGTTTCGAAGGCGGAGTTCAACAGTAAGCACATTAGAAGAGACAAAACCTGCACGATCCCGAGGACGATATGATTCTAGAATAAATACAAGCTCACTTGATTTAGAAGTTTCTGGCACAACAAACACATTTACTGCTACAGCCAAGGAACAGTCTGTATTACGAGAAAATGATTTACGGAATTCAAGGAAGTTGAGGTACAAAACAAGAACATCAGAAACGGATACTAATTTAACTGGAGATGGAATAGTCGCGACGAATGAAGTCATAAAATCTAGTCAAAAAAATGACTTAACTAGTCAAAGAGAAACAAAATCACCTAGTTCATCGACTACTGAAAGAGTTTCTTCATCTACCGGTACTTTAAAATCAATGAAAGTTGTTAGACGGCCAATTTCTCGTGGTACTTCAACTAAATCAGTTGTTGTGAAAAATAAGTCTAAAGTTTCCGATGAGATAAGCGAGGATGACAATTATCCGGAGAGTTTTAAAGCTCTAATACAAGCTAAAAATGCGGTAAGTTTATACAGTTCCTACTGTGTAGGTCACAACTTCTTTTTATCTATAgacaatatttatgtgtttatttaaatgcaaaatcaAAACTAACACTCTTTATCAGGTAATACTAACACATGGTATAAAAGTATACTAAATTTTCATGAACCAATTCTTTTCACTTTCAGACACAACCAAACTCTCCGTCAAGCGAGAGTTTGTCAGTGAAAGCATCACAAGTTTCTAAAACTTACGCTTCACCCACACAATCCATCATCACGGGTCCTGGCACTGACAAAAATTCTCGGGTAATATACACAGAAAAGAAAAACTATTCTACATCGTacatatattacttaaaattcCATTGGATATCTGAGCTCTTGCTAATAAATCCAcccacattttttatattttttaattaccttcATTAACTGTCACGACCGTTACATCGATTGATTAATAGATACTTACATAAACTTACCGGTAGTCAGGCATGGAAGTAAAATAACAATGCATCAAAATCACTTTACCCAAACTGTGGAAAtaatcttcttttttattaattaatgaaattgacTTTTCAGCTTCGCAAAAAAGTGAAATTAGAAGAAAATTCAGATActgatcaaaataaaattggaacaATTGCAACAACAACAATATTAACAACTACAACAAGTACAACGAGTTCTACTACGACAACTTCTACTACCACAGAACAGTCAAAGTCTCGGTCTTCTGCTTACCGTCCACGTGGATCGTATTTAccgagaaataaaaaagtaaatagtaCTCCTTCTGACATCTCCAGTACATCAGCTAGTCCCAGCACAGAAAGACAATACAAATTTAGtcgaaaatttaaaagtgtaaCAAATGCGCCCAATACTGATGTAGTTCTGAAAACAAAACGAGTAGATAATTCTATAACAAAAAAGCCAGTAATCCGTTCATCATTATTTTCGAGAAAAAATGACCCACCGAACAATGCCACAGTAATACCATTAAATGAAAATCGTAAACGCGACCGCGTCCAATCagctaattattttaaagttagaaGAACATTACCAAGCACGTCATATTATTCAAGGCAAAGGAACAATATATCAAGTACCACAGAAACAAATACTGTAGTCGATACTGAGACTGCTATCGCTGATAAAAAGACCGAAAACTCAAATGATCTTCCTTTAATtttcacttatttaaataatccacCAAAATCTACAAACAAGCACAATGAAAGCGAGAAATTTTCACGTGAAAATAGTACTGAAAatgagataataaataaagcggAGGAaagtgaaaacaaaattattgtaaacacTGAAGTAACTACTCAAAAATATCATGCAAACTATAAGGGAGATACTGAACCTAATCAAAAATCGGTGACAAGCGCTACTCCAGCCATTAGAAATATTCAGACTAGAAAGTATGGACGTAAACCTATAAAAACAAGGGATCAAGCTTTGAATTCATCTCCagtgatttttaaaacaaaagaacgAAATGTACGAAAATATAGCGATACATTTTCCAAAACAACTGAGGCTCCAGGAAATAGCGTAAGTTAATtagttgaattattttttccaGAATAATTGAACGTGAACCATTAATTTGGAGGTGTGTACTGTGTACTAGCTTTACATCCAcatgtatgttttaattgttcaTCAGTTTATCCACTAATgacatattcatataaaaagaacATTACCATACATTTTAACTCGACAGCTACAACTCACATTTTTCAGATACAACCAGAACCCgaaaaacctaaaaataagtttagttCCAAATACAGAGCATCTTATTTAGATAAGCCATTTTACAAACCCACTGTTCCCACGGTCACTCCATCTACTGTAAGTAACATTTTCATgacatatttacaattattaatacagattaaactcatttattattaacatactgAATTAACATTTGAATCAAACCGACCAAATCCcctttatgaaatttatgagACATCATTTACTAACTGCATTTATCCTATCTAACAAAATTGCAATAATCATTATGGCATTACAAAGTTTTATGTACGTTGGAGAATATGATCAGTTTTATTTGCAACATAATGANNNNNNNNNNNNNNNNNNNNNNNNNNNNNNNNNNNNNNNNNNNNNNNNNNNNNNNNNNNNNNNNNNNNNNNNNNNNNNNNNNNNNNNNNNNNNNNNNNNNNNNNNNNNNNNNNNNNNNNNNNNNNNNNNNNNNNNNNNNNNNNNNNNNNNNNNNNNNNNNNNNNNNNNNNNNNNNNNNNNNNNNNNNNNNNNNNNNNNNNNNNNNNNNNNNNNNNNNNNNNNNNNNNNNNNNNNNNNNNNNNNNNNNNNNNNNNNNNNNNNNNNNNNNNNNNNNNNNNNNNNNNNNNNNNNNNNNNNNNNNNNNNNNNNNNNNNNNNNNNNNNNNNNNNNNNNNNNNNNNNNNNNNNNNNNNNNNNNNNNNNNNNNNNNNNNNNNNNNNNNNNNNNNNNNNNNNNNNNNNNNNNNNNNNNNNNNNNNNNNNNNNNNNNNNNNNNNNNNNNNNNNNNNNNNNNNNNNNNNNNNNNNNNNNNNNNNNNNNNNNNNNNNNNNNNNNNNNNNNNNNNNNNNNNNNNNNNNNNNNNNNNNNNNNNNNNNNNNNNNNNNNNNNNNNNNNNNNNNNNNNNNNNNNNNNNNNNNNNNNNNNNNNNNNNNNNNNNNNNNNNNNNNNNNNNNNNNNNNNNNNNNNNNNNNNNNNNNNNNNNNNNNNNNNNNNNNNNNNNNNNNNNNNNNNNNNNNNNNNNNNNNNNNNNNNNNNNNNNNNNNNNNNNNNNNNNNNNNNNNNNNNNNNNNNNNNNNNNNNNNNNNNNNNNNNNNNNNNNNNNNNNNNNNNNNNNNNNNNNNNNNNNNNNNNNNNNNNNNNNNNNNNNNNNNNNNNNNNNNNNNNNNNNNNNNNNNNNNNNNNNNNNNNNNNNNNNNNNNNNNNNNNNNNNNNNNNNNNNNNNNNNNNNNNNNNNNNNNNNNNNNNNNNNNNNNNNNNNNNNNNNNNNNNNNNNNNNNNNNNNNNNNNNNNNNNNNNNNNNNNNNNNNNNNNNNNNNNNNNNNNNNNNNNNNNNNNNNNNNNATTGCAATAATCATTATGGCATTACAAAGTTTTATGTACGTTGGAGAATATGATCAGTTTTATTTGCAACATAATGATCATTGcacaaatttttcaaaacctTACTATCACTGTTTAAAcaaagttgaaataaaaaaatatgtaacgaGAAGTTTCTTGTTGCTAAAGGCTGGGCTGAAATTCTTCGTGACTGATGAGTTTACAAAGTCCGTCGATGAGCCGATATTGTACGGGAATGAGTTCTCTGATGTCACAACAGAAATAATGTCAAGAATGAACGTCACATCATCAGCATTATCTCACGAATCATCCTTAGAACTGGTTAATGGAATCATTTAGACTTACCATCGCATCACTATTCACCTTTGCATTTCCCacttttgtataatatgttaattaagcTGTCATAAGgagacaattaaatttttcattgcatttaattaactttgatAGATTGTCtcctaattataatatatttagaataatttaattatatttatgaattgaactgtgtttaaataatcagattgctttaaaattatttaaacacagttttgtttacaaactaataaaaacatgtagaATATCATTACACTAACAAcatgaagaaattaaataaatttcattttaacattttgttttaatgttgtacattcattttatttatgtaatatacattaaataccaAAATTATCTTCAAATATCTTGTTTAGGTAGTCATTtacttaaaagtaataaagagGCTTTGGTCTATGCACATCTTTTCAGTATTCCAGGGTATCTTggtaatctttataaatatcttctttttattatcttgttctttatttctatactTATGGGTGAGAACACCTTTTATTTCAGGAACAGGGAGAAGAAATACAATTAGGGCCCGAATTGAATGCTATAGCTATAACTAAGACACGTCGGCCATTAACTTCGGCCGATTTGAGACTGTCTGAAAGCTTGACGAAACCTTTACAAGTATTAAATGTTGAAGCATCACAACATTCACCATCAGTAACAGTATCCATATTTGATGCTTTAGCTGAAATACTCACGTCAACGCCAAAACCTCGAATCTCTACAACGACCGAAGTTTTACCAAAACAAACTACCGATTCCAATGTAAAGCAAACACTTAATGGCGTGAGTAACAACGTTAATGTAAATAGTGGCACAGGCTTTGCAAGTAAGGAAACGGTAACATCAAAGGATAATTTGAACACAAATGCTATGTTTGTACAAACCACTGAAcagaataaacaaattgtgTTTAACAGTATGCCGGTTGGGGAAAATGTTACACCGTCACTAAAAGCAGAAGACGAAAAAACCATCTCTGTTACCCCACCCCAAACAACTTCCACTCCTCCTCCTACTACTCCTTTGTCTGCCCGTAAACCATTTGCTATCAGAGTTTTATATTCTGAAACTGAAACTCCAATTGACAGAATGACAACTGCTGCATCAACAACAAATGTGCTGTCTACTGACAAACCGACAATGGTATATAATAGCATATCTGAtcttttattatctaataacGGACTAGTTTCTTCTGGACTAACAAGCATGTTATCGAGTAACATTAGAAGCATTATTGAAGGTATGGACGAAGAAAGTAAATCTAGGCTATCTGTAGGTATGACTAATTTGTTAAACACGTTGAATCCTGACGCTTTTAGCAGGGTTCCGATAGTTGATGATAGTTCCCCTCCTAATACTACGCCTTACAGTTTGGAGGATATTAAAGACActgcaaatattaatataataaatgaaccaTCTGACGATACAAATAATGTCCTCCAAAGTGTAgacattgaaaaaattgtaaatagcaCGGAAATGCTTGATAATTCACAAATGGTCAATACTGAGTCTAGCGTGTctgtaaatacaatacaacCCACGGAAATTACCGAAACTACCGTATTTGCATCTGATACAGAGACATCAATTATTGATACTACCATAAGACAAGATTTACAGGTCTCTACTAGTACTATCAAAACTACAGAATTATTTATCTCTGAATCAGGTTCAAGTACAATTACTAACAATGATATTATCCCTGAAAACTCCACCGAGGACCCTGTTAACAATCTTAAATCAGTCCTATCTTCTACCAACTCTCCAAAAGAAGACGTTATTCCTATTGAATTAAACAGTTTGCGAGAAGATTCTCTAGATACTCAATTACAATCACCAGTTTCTTCAATTCAGTTGTCACTAAATGAATCAGATGAAGCTAATGATTTGCAAGATCCAGGACAAGTGTCACAACTACAATTGTGGGTATTGTCAAAAAAAGCTCGCGTTCTCAAAATGATTGAAGATCTATTACGTGAtcataacaatgaaattagTAATCCACCATTCAATAACCTCATTAATCGCAAAAACAGCTCAAGTGCCTTAATGTCTAGTCGCTTGACGGAGATAATGAATACCATGACCTTGACGACTGTTACTTCTGACActgataaaattgaaacaagTTCAACAACATTTCCTAACGATTTCCTTAATCCCACGACTAAATCCATTACCACATCCCCATCAACAGTTCCTTTAGAAACCACTACAACTAACAATGCATTTATAGCAACTACCCTAATCAATGACGATCcattaacaaatacaataaaaactgaTGAATCAACGTTAGAGACTGCTAGCAATGTTGCTGATGCGTTCACTAATGATATATCGATTATGAGTGCTACACTCTCAACTAGCCAAGATGAAACAACGACAGAGGCAGTTAAAGAGaaagaaaatgataatttagAAACTGTGCCTTCAAGCACTACGAGTGATTATGATTTAACAACTAAAATTGAAACGGAAACTACTACAATACTAAGAACAACAACTCTAGATGAGCCAGATAATACGACACCCTCAGGTATAGAAACTGCTACAACTACAGTtacaaatgatattaaatcaaatgacATAATAACAGTCAGCAATCAGCAAAACTTTGCTACACAATCAACCATTCcaaaaaaagattttgttatttttggaaTACTTCCTAATAATACAGTGGTACGTAAAGATCCTAACGATAACCCACTGGAAGCATTAACAGAAGCAAGTCCATATATCATTTACGGCGTACTAccaaataacacaataatacGCAAGTTTCCGAATGGAACTCGAGTGCCACAAATCATGCAAAAAATTGACGTACTACCAATCAGTCCATGGAGTCTAAAAAATCCATACAGCCCCATCCATAACATTCCGGCCATTGTCAGACCACAGTCTAACCCTATCCGAGTTTCCACTAATACTGTGATATCCAAAGACACTTCAAATAACGAAAAGGAAAACCGATTAACCATCGACACTGTAAATAACCTACAAGTAATGGTATTGATTTTATGTTGTTTAGCTTGAACGCTGTGCTTTGGGCTTCACTTTTTTCCTTTTGTATAGAACACATTCACGCGTAGATGGGGTAAGTTGGTGATGGTCTTGTAGTAAGCTGTATGCATGATCCTTGGGAAATAGTAAAGCTTTTAACAACATTGCGAggcataacatattatttcataattgcaGATACCCTCATCGGcacttaatataaaagatagcAGTTCATTGGGTATAACTACCTCCACACAGCCACCTGCTGAAAAAAGCACTGCCTCGCATGTTTTAAGTTTACGCACAACTACAATGCTACCTTCTGTTGATGAGATTCTGCTTAATAGTATATCTTTGGCCACTAAAGAGGAGATGGTCATATCTTCAATGACAAGTTCAACTCCTGAAACAAGAATATTAACACTGGATATCGATCCGgaggtataataataatttacatcaaATCATATTGACATCTTAATCATGCTTTGGtggattaatattttttttaattatattaattatgcatACTCACTAACgaggaaaattaaaaattacgaaaCTGCctttaacactttttttttatttaaaattaaacgtaaCGTGGTTAAAGGTAAGTGGTGAAGGAACtgcatatgtattatttatttgtttcctaTATTTCGTAATCGCGAGTAaaggataatattttttatgaatgcaTTACAGACTAAACAAATCCGAACTGAGAAACCTGATGATGCTAATGGAAACAcagtattcaaatttattccaATAGAAGACGTCACGGTAGCGTCTACACAAGAGTCTAATGTTTTGAAACTGGCTTCACCTAAAATTCCTAAATTAACTACAGTTAATAATCTTCAAACTACAACCATTTTGAGTACAACTGAAATTAATACACAAACACCACAATTACAAATGAATACAGAaagtaacaatgaaataactaCAACAGTACAAACTTCTGTAGGCACGCCATTTGAACTAAGTACTGAAACAGTCAGAGATGAGCCTCCTACGCCTGTATTTATGGATGAACCTCTTGTCACTACTGAAACCCAAGTAACAACATTGGCAGAAACGACACTCGTGTCTTCTGTTACATCGGATGCGCCGGCTACTGCCGAGTTAAGTAACTTTAACCCTACGCCGAGCAGCATTTTATCTGATGGAAGTACAACCGAGACTACAACTGTAACAACCGAAACATCATACATGCCTACGACATTACCAATATCAACATTCCGTGTGCCTACAGCAACCTCAGTAGCTAGTGCAACAAATATAGTGTATCAAATGCAAACTGAACGAAATCCAAAAAATATAGGTGGTTTTGAAAATGCTAAAATTTTGGAAAATCAGCAACAGGAGAACGCAAAACTTTTACAAGCACTTTTATTAGCCATGGGTCAAAAACCAGCTAGCAAAGTGAACTCTAATGCTATCACTAAAGTGCAAACAACAACCGTGCGGTCTATTGAAGAGGATATAAGGCAATTCGAAGAAGATACGAAATTGTTAAAAGCGTTACTGCAAGCTACTGGAAGAGATCCTACATCCCTAAATATACCTTCATTGGGTGATGtcaaatctatactaacaACAACGCCCGCCATTGCAACAACAACTTTTAAAACTTCAACAACTCCTATAACTACAACTCAATCAGTACCACCTACAACACAAGCATCAATAGTCAAATCAACAACATCCTCAATAaacaatgacataaaacaattacaagaAGATACCAAACTATTACAAGCGCTATTGCAAGCTACGAGTAATAGAAATGTCGATAATAATAAGCCTATAATTTCGGGTATAACATCAAATGTGAGAATTGCTTCTAATCCATTAACAACTTCAA
The sequence above is a segment of the Zerene cesonia ecotype Mississippi chromosome 17, Zerene_cesonia_1.1, whole genome shotgun sequence genome. Coding sequences within it:
- the LOC119833245 gene encoding mucin-17-like isoform X9 yields the protein MRAGVWWGAIALTLLLVASNAIRTVQGEGTSRVSRRPTTTDRSSSNINRAEDYQPTFRPRGIRRREESPEPITPRSRSRSRLPEKENVVAQIDVTQAQQSRPNEQFESRRSNSRTRTRPTEITATSEKTLSRENVIRARSRQSGRRNSPTPLSQTQATVTLSSRSVDTKQDASNVKLDEISKPIPTAETIPANQFRRRSSTVSTLEETKPARSRGRYDSRINTSSLDLEVSGTTNTFTATAKEQSVLRENDLRNSRKLRYKTRTSETDTNLTGDGIVATNEVIKSSQKNDLTSQRETKSPSSSTTERVSSSTGTLKSMKVVRRPISRGTSTKSVVVKNKSKVSDEISEDDNYPESFKALIQAKNATQPNSPSSESLSVKASQVSKTYASPTQSIITGPGTDKNSRLRKKVKLEENSDTDQNKIGTIATTTILTTTTSTTSSTTTTSTTTEQSKSRSSAYRPRGSYLPRNKKVNSTPSDISSTSASPSTERQYKFSRKFKSVTNAPNTDVVLKTKRVDNSITKKPVIRSSLFSRKNDPPNNATVIPLNENRKRDRVQSANYFKVRRTLPSTSYYSRQRNNISSTTETNTVVDTETAIADKKTENSNDLPLIFTYLNNPPKSTNKHNESEKFSRENSTENEIINKAEESENKIIVNTEVTTQKYHANYKGDTEPNQKSVTSATPAIRNIQTRKYGRKPIKTRDQALNSSPVIFKTKERNVRKYSDTFSKTTEAPGNSIQPEPEKPKNKFSSKYRASYLDKPFYKPTVPTVTPSTEQGEEIQLGPELNAIAITKTRRPLTSADLRLSESLTKPLQVLNVEASQHSPSVTVSIFDALAEILTSTPKPRISTTTEVLPKQTTDSNVKQTLNGVSNNVNVNSGTGFASKETVTSKDNLNTNAMFVQTTEQNKQIVFNSMPVGENVTPSLKAEDEKTISVTPPQTTSTPPPTTPLSARKPFAIRVLYSETETPIDRMTTAASTTNVLSTDKPTMVYNSISDLLLSNNGLVSSGLTSMLSSNIRSIIEGMDEESKSRLSVGMTNLLNTLNPDAFSRVPIVDDSSPPNTTPYSLEDIKDTANINIINEPSDDTNNVLQSVDIEKIVNSTEMLDNSQMVNTESSVSVNTIQPTEITETTVFASDTETSIIDTTIRQDLQVSTSTIKTTELFISESGSSTITNNDIIPENSTEDPVNNLKSVLSSTNSPKEDVIPIELNSLREDSLDTQLQSPVSSIQLSLNESDEANDLQDPGQVSQLQLWVLSKKARVLKMIEDLLRDHNNEISNPPFNNLINRKNSSSALMSSRLTEIMNTMTLTTVTSDTDKIETSSTTFPNDFLNPTTKSITTSPSTVPLETTTTNNAFIATTLINDDPLTNTIKTDESTLETASNVADAFTNDISIMSATLSTSQDETTTEAVKEKENDNLETVPSSTTSDYDLTTKIETETTTILRTTTLDEPDNTTPSGIETATTTVTNDIKSNDIITVSNQQNFATQSTIPKKDFVIFGILPNNTVVRKDPNDNPLEALTEASPYIIYGVLPNNTIIRKFPNGTRVPQIMQKIDVLPISPWSLKNPYSPIHNIPAIVRPQSNPIRVSTNTVISKDTSNNEKENRLTIDTVNNLQVMIPSSALNIKDSSSLGITTSTQPPAEKSTASHVLSLRTTTMLPSVDEILLNSISLATKEEMVISSMTSSTPETRILTLDIDPETKQIRTEKPDDANGNTVFKFIPIEDVTVASTQESNVLKLASPKIPKLTTVNNLQTTTILSTTEINTQTPQLQMNTESNNEITTTVQTSVGTPFELSTETVRDEPPTPVFMDEPLVTTETQVTTLAETTLVSSVTSDAPATAELSNFNPTPSSILSDGSTTETTTVTTETSYMPTTLPISTFRVPTATSVASATNIVYQMQTERNPKNIGGFENAKILENQQQENAKLLQALLLAMGQKPASKVNSNAITKVQTTTVRSIEEDIRQFEEDTKLLKALLQATGRDPTSLNIPSLGDVKSILTTTPAIATTTFKTSTTPITTTQSVPPTTQASIVKSTTSSINNDIKQLQEDTKLLQALLQATSNRNVDNNKPIISGITSNVRIASNPLTTSMGSNPTTSFNVRPVYTTTRAPFTSTVKSQIVTVSTFQPTTEDIGISTTFQPINKIMSTTTPNSRITITTEIPSSSTYSDEEDLLFLQNLKSVLNTNNKNEDPETALANRVIALAVERSLNEIQQGKSVGTTERPAAIQSNKGIPPTTSIKPQNIKIAVKDDLKNEQDDAKLLQTLIKLQDAQETTTVRSKLAITGHDPDEALKKLIQKTQPAGMMSEATKSSISLSTEYGNSNDALLAALLKEQGFGPTTASSLDEQLRLAALLNQVVVTPKARRTTTPPPPPPAPRRPILDGLAWLWQQWRETGPGPGGSRPSRPASVRQPTPSQATSSRVNWFGSGPFVGNADEGPPANRIPLEPPSAVEQGPGRGQLVSAAINVTRAFSQFLGAAIQGAAQTVQSVFRAGQKAASDMYTNGSGGSG